In Phycisphaerales bacterium, a genomic segment contains:
- a CDS encoding sigma-54-dependent Fis family transcriptional regulator: MAKILVIEDEENLRYSIKRTLAKAGHAVFDADRVAPALSIATAQEPDVVITDLNLHGGDDGLDIVKRLRAEGQSAAVIVITAYGSVETAVEAIKQGADEFLQKPLSMEELKVVVGRVLENRKVRSRLDLYERIERSSRGEKEMLGASPAWRKTVELAQRLAQLPVKSGTEPTTILLLGETGVGKGMLARFIHESSAEANEPFVHVNCSALPANLIEGELFGHEKGAFTDARESRQGLFELADGGTIFLDEIGDMPIELQSKLLIVVEQGTFRRVGGSTERRVNMRILAATNHDLKERAERDEFRRDLFYRLSGLTIPIPALRDRQGDALLIAESLLAAAARKFHRDRLHFSAEAKRAVEAHNWPGNVRELANAIQRAALLAEGDAVQPHDLALGSTRIPGAAPEAGGSAASGPAARVEDLTFDFDHGSFTAEGVEERLIREALRHARGNVSRAAKLLDMNRSSLRYRIERYKLDEFIQEVSAT; encoded by the coding sequence GTGGCCAAAATTCTCGTCATCGAGGACGAAGAGAACCTGCGGTATTCGATCAAACGCACCCTGGCCAAGGCCGGGCACGCGGTGTTCGACGCTGATCGGGTCGCCCCGGCTCTGAGCATCGCCACGGCTCAGGAGCCCGACGTCGTCATTACCGACCTCAACCTGCACGGCGGGGATGACGGCCTGGACATCGTCAAGCGCCTCCGGGCCGAAGGGCAGAGCGCGGCCGTCATCGTCATCACCGCGTACGGCTCGGTCGAGACGGCTGTCGAAGCAATCAAACAGGGCGCCGATGAGTTTCTGCAAAAGCCGCTTTCGATGGAGGAACTCAAGGTCGTCGTCGGCCGCGTCCTCGAAAACCGCAAGGTGCGCAGCCGTCTCGATCTCTACGAGCGCATCGAGCGTTCGAGCCGCGGCGAAAAGGAAATGCTCGGCGCCAGCCCGGCGTGGCGCAAGACGGTCGAACTGGCACAGCGCCTCGCGCAGTTGCCCGTCAAGTCCGGCACGGAGCCGACGACGATTCTGCTGCTGGGTGAAACCGGCGTGGGCAAGGGCATGCTGGCGCGGTTCATCCACGAATCCTCGGCCGAGGCCAACGAGCCGTTCGTGCACGTCAATTGTTCGGCGCTGCCCGCCAATCTGATCGAGGGCGAACTCTTCGGCCACGAAAAGGGCGCCTTCACCGACGCGCGCGAGTCGCGCCAAGGGCTCTTCGAACTGGCCGACGGGGGGACGATCTTCCTCGATGAAATCGGCGACATGCCCATCGAGTTGCAGAGCAAACTGCTCATCGTCGTCGAGCAGGGCACCTTCCGCCGCGTCGGCGGCTCCACCGAGCGGCGCGTGAACATGCGCATCCTCGCCGCGACCAACCACGACCTCAAGGAGCGCGCCGAGCGCGATGAATTTCGACGGGACCTGTTCTACCGATTGAGTGGATTGACCATTCCCATCCCCGCGCTGCGCGATCGGCAGGGCGATGCGCTGCTCATTGCCGAATCTCTTCTGGCCGCCGCGGCCCGCAAGTTTCACCGGGATCGACTGCACTTCAGCGCCGAGGCGAAACGCGCTGTCGAGGCGCACAACTGGCCCGGCAACGTGCGCGAACTGGCCAACGCCATTCAGCGGGCAGCCCTGCTGGCGGAGGGCGACGCCGTCCAGCCGCACGACCTGGCGCTGGGCAGCACCAGGATCCCAGGCGCCGCGCCCGAAGCTGGCGGCAGCGCCGCATCGGGGCCGGCGGCCCGCGTTGAAGACCTGACGTTTGACTTCGATCACGGCTCGTTTACCGCCGAAGGCGTCGAGGAGCGGCTCATCCGCGAAGCCTTGCGCCACGCGCGCGGCAATGTCTCGCGCGCCGCCAAACTGCTGGACATGAATCGAAGTTCGCTGCGCTATCGCATTGAGCGCTACAAGCTTGACGAGTTCATTCAGGAGGTGTCGGCGACATGA
- a CDS encoding HAMP domain-containing protein, translating into MLISLLGLSVVLSLGFAAWSVQTVSEEVSSAYSDLTFVLDQLDRIKQAFEHDLAAINKANDGGPALIERIPLEAQIDPVVEALRTTPGFRRRVGESTSTLLMSLVSRCKSLMGEYQDATFTAPPLPIEHPVRAGAQAQFEATHALIERVQAQLLRDVEISLVYGRDLRAMLLRIIAASLAFSVLVALLALILVRRWVLAPITSLRQATSELAAGNLGYRLEVRSADEFGQLSGEVNHMAEMVVAAQQRLVERERLAAVGELVRRLAHNLRNPLAGIRGLAELTLGELPADSELAENQTRIVGAVDRFEKWLAELLRSTSPMKLQRETVGSRELFDSLQASHAPMARSRKITLELRDAGLPPSFHVDAAQMEHALVAIISNAIEAAPEGGTVRVTGGVEEALQGPMVFIRVEDSGAGVAPEAMGRLFTPHFTTKKHGTGIGLAVAHNVITAHGGRIRVDRSADLGGAAFIVTFPVAGGA; encoded by the coding sequence TTGCTGATTTCGCTCCTCGGGCTTAGCGTCGTGCTGAGCCTGGGATTTGCCGCGTGGAGCGTGCAGACCGTCAGTGAGGAAGTCAGCAGCGCCTACAGCGACCTCACCTTCGTGCTTGATCAGCTCGACCGCATCAAACAGGCGTTCGAGCATGACCTCGCCGCGATCAACAAAGCCAACGACGGCGGGCCGGCGCTGATCGAACGCATTCCGCTCGAAGCCCAGATTGACCCGGTGGTGGAGGCACTCCGGACGACGCCCGGCTTTCGCCGTCGCGTGGGTGAGAGCACCTCGACGCTGCTGATGTCGCTGGTCAGCCGCTGCAAGAGTCTTATGGGAGAGTACCAGGACGCAACGTTCACGGCCCCGCCCCTGCCGATCGAGCACCCCGTTCGCGCCGGCGCTCAGGCGCAGTTCGAAGCCACGCACGCACTGATTGAGCGCGTGCAGGCCCAGTTGCTGCGCGACGTCGAGATCTCGCTGGTCTACGGCCGTGACCTGCGCGCTATGCTGCTGCGCATCATCGCGGCGTCGCTGGCGTTCTCCGTGCTCGTGGCGCTGCTGGCGCTGATCCTGGTCCGGCGGTGGGTGCTGGCGCCCATCACCAGCCTGCGGCAGGCGACCAGTGAACTGGCCGCAGGGAACCTCGGCTATCGGCTGGAGGTGCGCAGCGCCGACGAATTCGGCCAGTTGTCGGGCGAAGTGAACCACATGGCTGAGATGGTCGTCGCCGCACAGCAGCGGCTCGTCGAACGCGAGCGGCTCGCGGCCGTGGGTGAACTCGTGCGGCGGCTCGCCCACAATCTGCGCAACCCGCTCGCGGGCATCCGCGGGCTCGCGGAACTGACGCTGGGCGAATTGCCGGCGGACTCCGAACTGGCCGAGAACCAGACGCGCATCGTCGGCGCGGTTGACCGTTTCGAGAAGTGGCTGGCGGAGCTGCTCCGCTCGACGAGCCCGATGAAACTCCAGCGCGAAACCGTCGGTTCGCGCGAACTGTTCGACAGCCTGCAGGCCTCGCACGCTCCGATGGCCCGTTCGAGAAAGATCACGCTTGAGCTGCGCGATGCGGGTCTGCCGCCGTCGTTTCACGTTGACGCGGCTCAAATGGAGCATGCGCTGGTCGCCATCATCAGCAATGCCATCGAGGCCGCGCCCGAAGGCGGCACGGTGCGCGTCACCGGCGGAGTCGAGGAGGCCCTCCAGGGGCCGATGGTGTTCATCCGCGTCGAAGACTCAGGCGCCGGAGTGGCGCCGGAGGCGATGGGTCGCCTGTTTACGCCCCATTTCACCACAAAGAAGCACGGCACTGGCATCGGGCTTGCAGTAGCGCACAATGTGATTACCGCCCACGGGGGGCGAATCCGCGTCGATCGCTCGGCAGACCTCGGCGGAGCGGCTTTTATCGTGACCTTCCCCGTGGCAGGCGGCGCCTAG
- a CDS encoding prepilin-type N-terminal cleavage/methylation domain-containing protein, protein MRDSSTAQMTHCRSSRAFTLVELLVTMSLIAILLSLLVPGVQSVRSRSRAYACQVNLRSVSFDFAIFADASLHGNRGDDAGSTFRLETFQESQYGIDEFWRRPGSIFTGSVADLGVMGCDEVRGEVILRSDTPCRSGAVQPARNVSYAFNLQLDSPEQLVGGFWIARQVPLSDRILNSPVARPDEIPLLWDIDGAVASERGVTPHYSAAPSEPGRPYGDGQEWFPSLRHGGTVQIAALDGSVRATDSPLEDADWRWDYRPVR, encoded by the coding sequence GTGAGAGACTCCTCCACAGCCCAGATGACGCACTGCCGCTCCAGCCGCGCCTTCACGCTGGTTGAGCTGCTGGTGACAATGTCGCTCATCGCAATCCTCCTCTCCCTGCTGGTGCCGGGCGTGCAGTCCGTGCGCTCGCGATCGCGCGCCTACGCCTGTCAGGTCAACCTGCGCAGCGTGTCGTTCGATTTTGCGATCTTCGCGGACGCCTCGTTGCACGGCAATCGCGGCGACGATGCCGGCTCAACGTTCCGACTCGAGACATTCCAGGAATCGCAGTACGGGATTGACGAATTCTGGCGGCGACCCGGATCCATCTTCACCGGCAGCGTCGCCGACCTCGGCGTCATGGGATGCGACGAAGTGCGTGGCGAGGTCATCCTCCGCTCGGATACGCCGTGCCGGTCCGGCGCCGTGCAGCCGGCCCGAAACGTCTCCTATGCCTTCAACCTGCAACTGGACTCGCCCGAGCAGTTGGTGGGCGGCTTCTGGATCGCCCGCCAGGTGCCGTTGAGCGACCGCATCCTTAACTCGCCCGTCGCGCGGCCCGACGAGATCCCGCTCCTGTGGGACATCGACGGCGCCGTCGCGTCCGAGCGCGGCGTCACGCCGCACTATTCGGCCGCGCCCAGCGAGCCCGGCCGGCCGTATGGCGACGGGCAGGAGTGGTTCCCCTCGCTGCGTCACGGCGGAACCGTGCAGATCGCGGCGCTCGATGGCTCGGTTCGCGCGACGGATTCGCCGCTCGAAGACGCCGACTGGCGCTGGGATTACCGCCCCGTTCGCTGA
- a CDS encoding VCBS repeat-containing protein gives MTLRRRFLLLAPSLFLGASAFGQVSFQAPVPYAVGPRPSDSAIANFDNAGGLDVAVTVDTPDRVIILLNSGNGSLNQSASIQLPSGSGAGSIVAADFDGDTDADLAVAMQNTGRVTILFNNAGSFTVGGSFTVGANPRGLSAADLNGDTIADLAVANRDSNSASVLINNGSGSFAVTTLAAGAEPRGAALGDFDGDGDNDLAVSNHDDRSISLFANNGSGAFSPAGTLSVGGQRRPEGIVAADLNASGRDDLVAATNGDFVESATVFLATGGMAFSGPVHYPTGGLDTSNVNVADIDCSGSLDLVTTHQSSGNFGVLLNNGSGAFGAASLFASGVSPQSAEAGDLDGNGSPDLVVSNRDSNNITVHLNTTCTGGGYTLTITGTCPGQVTISWSGATPNAQQALLFATSQGNFVIPTGRPCAGTQLGLSANQLRVVTPPGTFSTGNGSGSISGNAGAQACGGFLQLIQGGSCTTSNVAGL, from the coding sequence ATGACACTTCGACGACGATTCCTTTTGCTCGCCCCCAGCCTGTTCCTGGGCGCCAGCGCTTTCGGGCAAGTGAGTTTCCAGGCGCCGGTTCCTTATGCCGTTGGCCCACGGCCTTCTGACTCGGCGATAGCCAATTTCGACAATGCGGGCGGCCTCGACGTGGCCGTCACCGTCGACACGCCCGACCGCGTGATCATCCTGCTCAACAGCGGGAACGGCTCGCTCAACCAGAGCGCCTCGATCCAACTGCCCAGCGGCAGCGGCGCCGGTTCGATCGTCGCGGCCGACTTCGACGGCGACACCGACGCGGACCTGGCGGTCGCTATGCAGAACACCGGGCGCGTGACGATCCTCTTTAATAACGCCGGGTCGTTCACCGTGGGCGGCTCGTTTACTGTCGGGGCGAATCCGCGCGGCTTGAGTGCGGCCGACCTGAATGGAGACACCATTGCCGATCTCGCCGTGGCCAATCGCGACAGCAACAGCGCCAGCGTGCTGATCAACAACGGCAGTGGTTCATTCGCCGTGACGACGCTGGCGGCCGGCGCCGAGCCGCGCGGCGCGGCGCTGGGCGACTTCGACGGTGACGGCGACAACGACCTGGCCGTCTCCAATCACGATGATCGCAGCATCTCGCTGTTTGCCAACAACGGCAGCGGCGCCTTCAGCCCGGCCGGCACGCTGTCCGTCGGCGGCCAGCGCCGCCCTGAGGGCATCGTCGCCGCCGATCTCAATGCGAGCGGGCGCGATGATCTCGTCGCCGCGACCAACGGCGACTTCGTCGAGAGCGCCACGGTGTTCCTGGCCACCGGCGGCATGGCCTTCAGCGGCCCCGTGCACTACCCCACCGGCGGCCTGGACACCTCCAACGTCAACGTCGCCGACATCGACTGCAGCGGATCACTCGATCTGGTCACGACCCACCAGAGTTCGGGCAACTTCGGCGTGCTGCTCAACAATGGCTCGGGCGCCTTCGGCGCTGCATCGCTGTTCGCCAGCGGCGTGAGTCCCCAATCGGCCGAAGCCGGCGACCTCGACGGCAACGGTTCGCCGGACCTCGTCGTGAGCAACCGCGACAGCAACAACATCACCGTGCACCTGAATACGACCTGCACGGGCGGGGGCTACACCCTGACCATCACCGGCACGTGCCCGGGCCAGGTAACCATCAGTTGGTCTGGCGCTACGCCCAATGCCCAGCAGGCGCTGCTGTTCGCGACTTCGCAGGGCAATTTCGTCATTCCCACCGGCCGGCCTTGCGCGGGCACGCAACTGGGCCTGAGCGCGAATCAACTGCGCGTGGTCACGCCTCCGGGGACGTTCTCGACGGGCAACGGCAGCGGCTCGATTTCAGGCAATGCCGGCGCGCAGGCGTGCGGCGGGTTCCTGCAACTCATTCAGGGCGGCTCGTGCACCACGAGCAACGTAGCCGGCCTGTGA